From the Magnetospirillum sp. 15-1 genome, the window TGGCGGTGCGGATCACCCGTCCGTCGGGCAGCACCACCTGGAGCGACAGCACGTTCTCGCGCATGGTGCCGTAGCGCACCGCGTTGGTGCCCGACGCCCGGGTGGCGGCCATGCCGCCCAGCGAGGCGTCGGCGCCGGGATCGATGGGAAAGAACAGGCCGGTGTCGCGCAGATATTCGTTCAACTGTTTGCGGGTGACGCCGGGCTGGACGGTGACGTCCAGGTCCTCGGCCCGTACCTCCAGCACATGATTCATGCCGGTGACGTCGATGCACACGCCGCCCTTCAGCGCCGCCACGTGTCCTTCCAGCGACGTGCCGGTGCCGAAGGCGATCACCGGAACCCCATGGGCGGCGCAGGCCTTGACGGTTTCCGCCACCTCCTCGGTGGACTGGGCGAAGACCACCGCCTCGGGCGGGCAGGCGGGGAAATGGGATTCGTCCTTGCCATGCTGCTCGCATACGGCCTGGGCGGTGGAGAAGCGCTCGCCGAAACGGGCTGCGAGGTTGGCGAGGAGATCGGTAGGAAGGGGCATGGGGACGGGCCTTATTGGTCGGACCAGTTGGAGTATACCAAAACTCGATGAGTGGAGCTCATCGAGTTTTGGTCAGGCCCAAGGGGCCGCGCCGCTTATGCGGCGGGAGCCAGGCGTGCGGAGGCACGCGCCCGGCGCCTGAGGGCGGTGTTTAAGGTTCCTTGCCGGCCCGGCGCAAGGCCAGTGCCAAGGCGATACCGCTCATGGTGGCCGCTCCCAGGACGAAAGAGGCGGCAGGCCAGCCTTGGGACGAGACGGCGGCGCCCACCACCACCGGCCCCAGCAACTGCCCCCAGTTGCTGCCCTGCATGAACAGGCCCAGGGTGACCGGCACCAGGGGCAGGCGCGGCGCGTAGATGGAGGCCGAGCCCAGGATGCAGCCGGGCAGCAGGCCGGCGCAGCCGGTGACCATCAGGCACAGGCCATAGGCCACGGCCGGCGGCGTCCACGACTGGAAGATGCCGAAACAGCCGATCATCATCACCGCGAAGGCGGCGGCCATCACCTTGCGCCGGGGCAGCCCCAGCCGCAGGGCGGGGCCGGAGGCGAGGTTGCCGATGATGTTGACGCCGGCCACCAGGGCGGCCATCAGACCGGCGGTGCCGGGGGTGACGCCCATGCGCTCGATCAGCAGGGTGGGCAGGAAGCCGGTGAGCGCCGCGTAGGCGGCGGAATAGGGGACAAAGGCGGCGGCCAGCAGCAACGGCCCCGGTGCCCGCAGGGTGTCGATCACGTCGGCCAGGACGTGGCTGTTGAGGGGGCGCGGCGGGCGAGGCGGCCGGGGCATGCGGAAATGCACCAGCAAGGCGTAGAGAACCAACAGGGCGGCCATGCCCAGCCACAACCCGCGCCAGCCGAGCAGCGGCAGGGCGGGGGCGGCGGTCATGGAGATCGCCATGCCGAACGGCATGAAGGCCCCCCAAAGGCCGAAGGCCATCTGGCGCTGGGTCGCGGTGGTCTGGAGCGTGATCTGCATGGGGGCGGAGATGACCACCAGCATATAGCCGATGCCCTCGACCACCCGGCTGGCCAACAGGCCGGTGAAGCCCGGAACCAGACCGCCCGCCAGACTGCCCGCCGCCAGGATCAACAGCCCGACCGGCAGCAGGCGGCGCGAGCCCAGGCGGGTCACCATGGTGCCCATGCCGGCGCCGACCGCAGCCCCCATCAGGGCGAAGATGGAAAGAATCCAGGCGGCGTGGGACAGGTCGAGGCCCATCTCGGCGCGGATGAACGGCAGGGCGATGGGAGCCTTGCCCACCTGGAAGGCGGCGGCGATGCCCGCCCCCACCGCCATGAAGACGGCGGGCCAGGAGGTGCGCTCGGGGTTCATCTACTTGTCGGAATCGCGATGGGTCAGGGCGTCGAGCCAGGGATTGCCGCCGCCCAGCGCCTGGGTCCAGGGGGCAAACCATGCCTGGGTCATGGTGGTCCACAGCGCCAGGGGATTGCCCCACATGGCGGGCGACAGGCTGTCCAGCAGCAGGGCTTCGGCCGCCTGGAAGGACGGCGTGGCCGAGAGGTGAATGGTCACATGCTCGGCCGCGCCGTCGGGGTCCTGGCGATGGACGATCTCCATGCGAAGGTTGGGCAGATCGCCAACGATGCGTGTTTCGTCCGTCACCTCATTCTCCAGTTCTAGTTCTTGATGGTCTTGCGGCAGGCCGTGGCGGCCCGGCGGCAGGCTTCGGCGCATTCCTTGAGCCGCACGTCCTCCTTGGACAGCTTCTCGCAGGCGCTGGCGCATTTGTCGCTGACCTCGGCGGCCACCTGACAGGTAAGGTGGTGCAGGCGCGACGAGCGCAGCATGAAGTCGGCGGCGGTTTCGTTGATGTCGGCGCAGTCCAGCAGCAGTTGGATCAGTTCCCACTCGGCCGAGGGGCCGCCCTGCTGCATGCCGTGGATGACGGATTCGGTACAGGCCCGGTGGGCCAGTTCACAGGCTTCGATGGTGTCGGACAAAGGCATGTCGTTTCTCCCCCTTTGGTTACGGCGCGCCGACGCGCCTAGAGTCCCTCTGTCGCCGGGCGCTTCGCTCGGGCTTTCGCGGCATAAGCCGCGGCGCGCGTTGCGCTTGCCTTCTCCCCTTTGACCGCAAGCACGGTCAAAGGCTCGGCGGGAGATACGGGCCGGCACCCACCGGCCCATAGTCTTGGTAGACCCGGCGGATTGGAGCGTCAATCCGCGTAATCGTACTTGCCGCCCTTCCAAACATACATGACGTAGCCGGGCGCGGCGATGTCGCCCTTGGCGTCGAAGCCGATCTGGCCGATGGCGGTGTCGAATTTCTCGGCCTTGAGCACGGCGGCCACCTTTTTCCAATCGGTGGACTTGGCCTTCTCGGCGGCCTGGGCCCAGGCCTGGATGGTGCCGTAGGTGTACAGCGTATAGGCTTCGGGCTCGTACTTCTGGGCGCGGTAGTACTGGACCAGTTCGGCGTTGGCCGGGTTCTTGCGCGGGTCGGGGCTGAAGGTCATCATGGTGCCCTCGCCGGCGGCGCCGGTGATGGCCCAGTATTCCTCGGTCACCAGGGCGTCGCCGCCCATCAGCCGGGTCTGCATCCCCTGGTCGCGCAACTGGCGGACGATCAGGCCGGCTTCGGTCTTGTAGCCGCCGAAATACAGCAGATCGACCTTGGCGGCCTTCAGCTTGGTCACCAGGGCGGAATAGTCCTTCTCCCCGGCCGAGACGGCCTCGTAGACCGCTTCCTTGATGCCGGCCTTGCCCAGCGCGTCGCGGGTCTGGTCGGCCAGTCCCTTGCCGTAGGCCGACTTGTCATGGACGATGGCCACCACCTTGCCCTTCATGTGCCTGGCGATGAACTCGGCGGCGATGACGCCCTGCTGGTCGTCGCGGCCGCAGGTGCGGAAGACGTTGGGCAGCTTGCGCTCGGTGAACTTGGGGTTGGTGGAGGCCGGCGAAATCTGCAGGATGCCGGTCTCGGCATAGACTTCCGACGCCGGGATCGACGAGCCGGAGCAGAAATGCCCGGCGACGAAGGGAACCTTCTTGGATGCCATCTCGTTGGCTACGGCCACCGCCTGCTTGGGATCGCAGGCATCGTCGCCCATGGTGAGCGCCAGCTTCTGACCCAGCACGCCGCCCTTGGCGTTGATGTCCTCGATGGCCTTCATGGCGCCGCGCCTGAACTGCTCGCCGAAGGCCGCCTCGCTGCCCGACAGCGGCCCGGCCACGCCGATGGTGATGTCCGCCCGCGCCGCGCCGGCCGCCAGCAGCGCCGCCGCGAAGGTAATCCCCCTGATCCCGATCCTGCCCATGTTAGGCTCCTCCCTGACGATGGAACGTGATGGGATCAGTCTATCAGCGGATGACGGGCGCGCCACATCGGAATGACCGGGTGCGAAAATGTTTGAAAAGCGATATCGCTTCGATATATAAGATCACATTGCGCCCTGCGGTGGGCGCTGACGGAATGCGGAGTGAATTCCATGTCGGACGAGAAAAAGGCCAAGGCTGCCGCCTCGGCCAAGCCCAAGAGCCCGGCTTCCAAGCCCGCGGCCATCGAGGCTGAACCCCAAGTGACCGAAGCCCCCAAGGCCGAAGCGCCCAAGGCCGAGCCGGTCAAGGCCGAGAAACCCAAGGCCGCGCCGAAGCCCAAGGCGGCCAAGGCGGCCAAGATTGCCAAACCGGCCAAGCCGGCCGCCCCCGCCGTCGCGGCGGCGGAGCCCGAAGCGCCCAAGGGCGATAAGAAGGACGCCCGGCCCAAGAAGGAAAAGAAGGAAAAGAAGAAGGCCAAGAAGAAGGAAAAGCGCAAGAAGGAGGCGGTGATCATCCGCTTCGAGGACGCCCAACTGCCGCAGATCGATGCGCGGGCCGAGGCTCTGGGCCTGTCGCGGGCCGCCTGGGTGCGCATGGTGGTGGCTCAGGCCCTGGTCAAGGGGTAATCGCCGTCCCTGCCGTCCCAAGCCGTGGCAAGGGATTTCCGCCGGTCAGGCCGTCGCGGGTCTGACCGGCAGTGCGGCGGGGCCTTTGCCGCTGCGCAGGAATTCGGTCAGTTCCTCGGCCGGCATGGGGTGGGCGAACAGGAAGCCCTGGACCATGTCGCAATCGTATTTGGCCAGATGGTCCAACTGCTCCTGCGTCTCGATGCCGGGCGCCACCACCGACAGGTGGAGGCCGCGCGCCACGGCCACGATGGCGGTGACGATTTCCGATTCCTCGGCGCCCGAGGCGGCATCGCGGACGAAGCTCTGATCGATCTTCAGCGTGTTGCTGGGCAACTTGCGCAGGAAGGCGAAGGACGAATAGCCCGAACCGAAGGCGTCGATGGCCATGTGCACGCCCAGGGTCTTGAACTGGGTGAAAATGGCATCTACCTCCTGGCCCTTGTCGATGATGGCGCTTTCCGGCACGTCCAGTTCCAGGGAACCGGGGGGCAGGGCGCTGCTTTCCAGGGCGGCGGCGATATCCTCGATCAGTTCGGGGGCGCGGAGTTGCCGGTTGCTGAGATTGATCCCCACCTTGAGACCGGCGTGGCCGGCATCCAGCCAGCTCTTGGCCTGGCGGCAGGCCTCTTCCAGCACGAACCGGCCCACCGGCAGGATCAGGCCGGTTTCCTCGGCCAGGGGCAGGAACTGGTTGGGCATGATCATGCCGAATTCGGGGTGGCGCCAGCGCAGCAGAGCCTCGACCGCCACCACCTTGCCGGAGCGGGCCTCGAAGATGGGCTGGTAGTGCAGCAGGAACTCCCGGCGCTCGACGGCATGGCGGAGCGCGCCTTCCAGGGCGAGGCGCTCGAAGGCCTGGGCGTTGACGGTTTCGGAATGGAAGCGGCAGGCGTTGCGGCCCTGATGCTTGGCCCGATACATGGCGGCGTCGGCCAGCTTGATCAGGGTCTGGGCGTCGCCCCCGTCGGAGGGATAGAGCGCCACGCCGATGGAGGACGAGATGCGCGCCTCGCGCCCCTGCAGGTCGAAGGGCTCGGCCAGCAGCGACAGGATCTTGTGGGCGACCACCGCGCCGTCGCGGGGCTCGCTGATGTCTTCGAGAATGACCGTGAACTCGTCGCCGGCCAGCCGCGCCACGGTATCGCCCTGACGCACGCAGGAGGTCAGGCGCTCGGCCACCTGCTGCAGCAGGAAGTCGCCGGCCAGATGGCCCAGCGTGTCGTTGACCTGCTTGAAGAAGTCGAGGTCGATGAACAGCAGGGCGACGATGGACTGGTTGCGGTGGGCGCGGGTAAGGGCGCGAGACAGGCGTTCCTGGAACTGGGTGCGGTTGGGCAGGCGGGTCAGCGGGTCGTGGTTGGCCTGATAGCTGAGGCGCTCCTCGTCCTGCTTGCGCGACGTGATATCCGAGAACACCGCCACGTAATTGGTCAGCTCGCCTTGCTCGTTGCGCACCACCGAGATGTTCAGCCACTCGGCGAACATTTCGCCGGTCTTGCGGCGGTTCCAGATTTCACCCTGCCACTTGCCGGTCTCGGCCAGGGTCTTGAAGATGACGTCGTAGAACTCGGGCGTGTGGCGGCCCGAGGCCAGGAATTTCGGCGTGCGGCCGATCACCTCGTCGGCGGGATAGCCGGTCAGCTCGGTGAAGGCCGGGTTGACATGAATGATCCGGCGCTTCTCGTCGGTGACGAACAGTCCCTCGCCGGTGCTCTCGAACACCGTGGCGGCCAGGCGCATATGGTCTTCCAGCCGCTTGCGCTCGGTGACGTCCTCGACAACCGCCACGGTGAAGCGAAGCTCGTTCCCCGGTCCCTCGCGCATGGCGGTGACGGTCAGGCGGGCCCAGACGATGGCGCCGTCGCGGCGAATGTAACGCTTGGTCAGTCCATAGAAGTCGATGCGCCCGGCCATCATGTCTTCGCGCATCTTGACATGGGCGTCCATGTCGTCGGGATGGGTGATGTCGCGATAGGTCATGCTCTGCAGTTCGGCGTCGGAATAGCCGACCATGGTGCAGAAGGCGGGATTGCTGTGGACGTAGCCGCCCTTGGCGTCGGACAGGATAACGCCGGTACCGGCGTTGTCGAACAGGGCGCGGAAGCGGGACTCGCTCTGGCGCAGGGCCGCGTCGGCGGCCGAGCGGCCGATGGCGTAGCGGATGGCGCGGCGCACCAGTTCACCGTCGCCCTGGCCCTTGACCAGATAGTCCTGGGCACCCTGGCGCAGCGCTTCCAGCGCCAGCCCCTCGTCCGAAGTGCCGGTCAGCACCACCACGGGCACGCTGGGACTGGCGGCGCGCAGCCGGGCCAGACTGTCCATGCCGAAGGAGTCGGGCAGGGACAGGTCGAGGAGCACCACGTCGATGGGCTGCGCCTGCAGCGCGGCCAGTCCTTCGGACAGACGGGCGGCCTTGACCACCTTGAACGGACGGGCCGGGTCCTCGTGCAGGTAAAGCTCGACCAGACGGGCGTCCCCGGGGTTGTCCTCGACGACGAGGACGGTAAGCGCGGCGGGCGGGGGACGAGAGCCACTCATGGCGTGCTGCTCAGCGAGGCGGCAGTGTGACCACCGAACACCAGTATTCCTCTATGGATCTGACGACCGAGATGAAGCGGTCCAGGTCCACCGGCTTGGTGATGTAGCAATTGGCGTGCAGGTCGTAGCTGCGCAGGATGTCCTGCTCCGCCTGCGAGGTGGTCAGCACCACCACGGGAATGCGGCGCAGATCCTCGTCCGCCTTCAGCTCGGCCAGCACCTGACGTCCGTCCTTGCGGGGCAGGTTGAGGTCGAGAAGGATCAGATTGGGCCTGGGCGAGCCGGTGTACTGGCCTTCGCGGCGCAGGAACGACATGGCCTCCACCCCGTCGACCACCACCTTCAGGCGGCTGGTCATGCGGCCTTCCTTCAAGGCCTCCTGGGCCAGCCGGGCATCACCCGGGTTATCTTCGACCAACAGGATTTCAAAAGCTTCGGGTGCGCTGCGCAGGGTCAAGACCGACTCCCCTTCTCCCGCCGACCGGGGTGAGGTGGAAACTATATTACGGGTTTAGCCGTATGGAAACCGGCTTGCGTGCAAAATGTCACATTTGTAGGGATTATTTCGCGGGGCGTATGCCGGAGGCCCGGTTGATAATCCCGGAACGGCTCATCACCTTGCTATGGAAGGGGCCGCCGCGCCTTGGCGGAACCGCTTTTCCATAGCGGGAGGTAACATGGGACGGACACTGCTTTTCGCGGCCCTGGGGCTGGCTTTGGCCACCGGTCAGGCGCTTGCCGCCGAACTGGTCATTCCGGTCAATGCCATCGATGCCAGCGGCGTCGGAGCCGGTATCGGAACCGTCACGGTCAAGGACGGCAAGGGCGGCATGATGGTGAAGCCCAAACTGTCGGGGCTGACGCCCGGTCCGCACGGTTTCCACATCCACGAGAATCCCAGCTGCCTGCCCAAGGAGCAGGACGGCAAGATGGTGCCCGGCCTGGCGGCCGGCGGCCATTACGATCCGGCCAAGATGGCCAGGCACGAGGGGCCGTGGGGACATGGGCATCTGGGCGATCTGCCGGCCCTGGCGGTCAACGGCGACGGAACTGCCACCGATGCGGTGGTGGCGCCCAATCTGAAGGTGGCCGACCTCAAGGGCCGCGCCGTCATCATCCATGCGGGGGCGGACAATTACTCCGACCAGCCCAAGCCCCTGGGCGGTGGCGGCGGGCGGGTAGCCTGCGGCATCGTTCCCTCGAAATAGGGTGACGTCGGCCGAGGGGGCGGTATCGCGCCAATCCCCCTCGGCCCCGACGGCCCGGCTACGGGCCGTCAGATCATTTCCTTATCCAGGCGGCCCGGCTACGGGCCGTCAGATCATCCGCTTATCCAGGCGGCCCGGTGACGGGCCGTCAGATCATCTTCTTTCACCCCTGGGCGGCCCGGCGACGGGCCGTCAGATCGGTTCTTCACCCTCATGGCAATAGGCCCGCAGGGCGGGAATGTCGGCGATGGACACGGCGTTGCCGTCCACCACCACGCCATGGCCCTTGAGGTGGGAGAAGGCGCGCGACAGGGTCTCCGGCCGCACGCCGACCCGGGCGGCGATGACGCTCTTGCTGTGGGGCAGGCGCACGATGGTCGAACCCTCGCGCTTGGCGGTCAGGCCGACCAGATAGAGCGCCAGGCGTTGCGCCGCCGACTTCAGCTTCAGGTCCTTGACCTCGCGCACCAGGGTGCGGAAATGCCGGGACAGCGAGGTCAGCATGACATAGGCCAGATCGGGCCTGTCCCGCACATCGCGGCGGAACCGCTCGCCCGGCAGGGCCAGGATGCGCGACGGCTGTAACGCCACGGCGCTCATCAGGAACGGCTTTTCGGTCAGCACCGCCGCCGGGATGAACATCTCGCCCGACTTGAGAATCTCCACCATGGTCTCGCCGCCGTCGGCGATGGTGCCGGTCAGGCCCACCTGACCGTCCAGCACGACGCGCAGCGCGTTGGGGGCGTCGCCTTGGCGGAAGATGACGTCATTGCGGGCATACTTGACCACCGACGCCTCGACGGTGATCTCGGCCAGGGCGGCCGGCGTGAGATCGCAGAACAGGGGTAGGCGAGCAACCGCCGCCAAGTCCTCTGGCCGCAGACTGTGTCCATCCGAGCCGCTGTTTACCCGCTGCTGTGCGTTCATGTCCATTCCGACGAGTTCCGACTAATCGCTCATCAGGATGCGAAATAATAGCCCGACAACACTTGATCTTGGTCAACTGGTGTGGAAAACAGCGGATTGATATATGTGAGAAGTCATGGAGTTGTTTTCTTTGATCTGGAAAAACTCGCATGTTGCACTGCAAATAATGTGGGGTTTAATCAGGTCTTATACTGACCCGGCCACAGCCATGCGGCCCCCCGCACTCCGGATGAATCGCCGTGCAGTGGCGGTTTCAGCAGGGTATCCACGTGATCGGAGAAGACGAAGCGATCCCACAGGGCGGGAATATTTCGGTAAAGGCGCTCCAGTTTGGACAGGCCGCCGCCCAGAACGACGACGTGGGGATCGATGATATTGATGACGCCGGCCAGGGCGCGGGCCAGACGGTGCTCGTAGCGGGCCAGGGCGGTCTCGGCCGAGGAAGACGTGGCGGCGGCCACCTGCTCGGCGGTCAGTCCCTCGCCATGATCGCGGGCCAGCCCCGGCCCCGACAGGAAGGTCTCGATGCAGCCCGAGCGGCCGCAATAGCAGACCGGGCCGGGACGTTCCCCATCCTCGGGCCAGGGCAGGGGATTGTGGCCCCATTCCCCGGCGATGGAATTGGGGCCGGCCAGCAGGCGGCCATGGGCGACGATACCGCCGCCCACCCCGGTGCCCAGGATGACCCCGAACACGGTGGCGAAGCCGGCGCCGGCGCCGTCGGTGGCCTCGGACAGGGCAAAGCAGTCGGCATCGTTGGCCAGACGCACCGGGCGGCCCAGGGCCGCCTCCAGGTCGCGGTCCAGCGGCTTGCCGATCAGCCAGGTGGAATTGGCGTTCTTGACCAGGCCGGTACGGGGGCTGACGGTGCCGGGAATGCCGATCCCCACGCTTGCCGTGGCGCCCAGCCGGGATTCCAGCCCCTCGACCAGCCCCCTGATGGCGGCGATGGTGCCCTCGTAGCTGCCCTTGGCCGTCGCTATCCGCTCGCGCGCCAGCTCCAGCCCGGCCGGATTCAGGACGATGGCCTCGGTCTTGGTGCCGCCCAGGTCGATGCCGATGCGTAAGGAGGGGGTGGCCATGGATTACAGCGGAAGGTCGGGATGCCAGGTGATCAGCAGGGACATGACGGCGAAGCCCACCACATAGGCCAGCACCACGTGCCAGCCGTGCTTCAGCC encodes:
- a CDS encoding ROK family protein — its product is MATPSLRIGIDLGGTKTEAIVLNPAGLELARERIATAKGSYEGTIAAIRGLVEGLESRLGATASVGIGIPGTVSPRTGLVKNANSTWLIGKPLDRDLEAALGRPVRLANDADCFALSEATDGAGAGFATVFGVILGTGVGGGIVAHGRLLAGPNSIAGEWGHNPLPWPEDGERPGPVCYCGRSGCIETFLSGPGLARDHGEGLTAEQVAAATSSSAETALARYEHRLARALAGVINIIDPHVVVLGGGLSKLERLYRNIPALWDRFVFSDHVDTLLKPPLHGDSSGVRGAAWLWPGQYKT
- a CDS encoding branched-chain amino acid ABC transporter substrate-binding protein, which codes for MGRIGIRGITFAAALLAAGAARADITIGVAGPLSGSEAAFGEQFRRGAMKAIEDINAKGGVLGQKLALTMGDDACDPKQAVAVANEMASKKVPFVAGHFCSGSSIPASEVYAETGILQISPASTNPKFTERKLPNVFRTCGRDDQQGVIAAEFIARHMKGKVVAIVHDKSAYGKGLADQTRDALGKAGIKEAVYEAVSAGEKDYSALVTKLKAAKVDLLYFGGYKTEAGLIVRQLRDQGMQTRLMGGDALVTEEYWAITGAAGEGTMMTFSPDPRKNPANAELVQYYRAQKYEPEAYTLYTYGTIQAWAQAAEKAKSTDWKKVAAVLKAEKFDTAIGQIGFDAKGDIAAPGYVMYVWKGGKYDYAD
- a CDS encoding MFS transporter; protein product: MNPERTSWPAVFMAVGAGIAAAFQVGKAPIALPFIRAEMGLDLSHAAWILSIFALMGAAVGAGMGTMVTRLGSRRLLPVGLLILAAGSLAGGLVPGFTGLLASRVVEGIGYMLVVISAPMQITLQTTATQRQMAFGLWGAFMPFGMAISMTAAPALPLLGWRGLWLGMAALLVLYALLVHFRMPRPPRPPRPLNSHVLADVIDTLRAPGPLLLAAAFVPYSAAYAALTGFLPTLLIERMGVTPGTAGLMAALVAGVNIIGNLASGPALRLGLPRRKVMAAAFAVMMIGCFGIFQSWTPPAVAYGLCLMVTGCAGLLPGCILGSASIYAPRLPLVPVTLGLFMQGSNWGQLLGPVVVGAAVSSQGWPAASFVLGAATMSGIALALALRRAGKEP
- the sodC gene encoding superoxide dismutase family protein → MGRTLLFAALGLALATGQALAAELVIPVNAIDASGVGAGIGTVTVKDGKGGMMVKPKLSGLTPGPHGFHIHENPSCLPKEQDGKMVPGLAAGGHYDPAKMARHEGPWGHGHLGDLPALAVNGDGTATDAVVAPNLKVADLKGRAVIIHAGADNYSDQPKPLGGGGGRVACGIVPSK
- a CDS encoding EAL domain-containing protein, whose amino-acid sequence is MSGSRPPPAALTVLVVEDNPGDARLVELYLHEDPARPFKVVKAARLSEGLAALQAQPIDVVLLDLSLPDSFGMDSLARLRAASPSVPVVVLTGTSDEGLALEALRQGAQDYLVKGQGDGELVRRAIRYAIGRSAADAALRQSESRFRALFDNAGTGVILSDAKGGYVHSNPAFCTMVGYSDAELQSMTYRDITHPDDMDAHVKMREDMMAGRIDFYGLTKRYIRRDGAIVWARLTVTAMREGPGNELRFTVAVVEDVTERKRLEDHMRLAATVFESTGEGLFVTDEKRRIIHVNPAFTELTGYPADEVIGRTPKFLASGRHTPEFYDVIFKTLAETGKWQGEIWNRRKTGEMFAEWLNISVVRNEQGELTNYVAVFSDITSRKQDEERLSYQANHDPLTRLPNRTQFQERLSRALTRAHRNQSIVALLFIDLDFFKQVNDTLGHLAGDFLLQQVAERLTSCVRQGDTVARLAGDEFTVILEDISEPRDGAVVAHKILSLLAEPFDLQGREARISSSIGVALYPSDGGDAQTLIKLADAAMYRAKHQGRNACRFHSETVNAQAFERLALEGALRHAVERREFLLHYQPIFEARSGKVVAVEALLRWRHPEFGMIMPNQFLPLAEETGLILPVGRFVLEEACRQAKSWLDAGHAGLKVGINLSNRQLRAPELIEDIAAALESSALPPGSLELDVPESAIIDKGQEVDAIFTQFKTLGVHMAIDAFGSGYSSFAFLRKLPSNTLKIDQSFVRDAASGAEESEIVTAIVAVARGLHLSVVAPGIETQEQLDHLAKYDCDMVQGFLFAHPMPAEELTEFLRSGKGPAALPVRPATA
- a CDS encoding cyclic nucleotide-binding domain-containing protein; this translates as MNAQQRVNSGSDGHSLRPEDLAAVARLPLFCDLTPAALAEITVEASVVKYARNDVIFRQGDAPNALRVVLDGQVGLTGTIADGGETMVEILKSGEMFIPAAVLTEKPFLMSAVALQPSRILALPGERFRRDVRDRPDLAYVMLTSLSRHFRTLVREVKDLKLKSAAQRLALYLVGLTAKREGSTIVRLPHSKSVIAARVGVRPETLSRAFSHLKGHGVVVDGNAVSIADIPALRAYCHEGEEPI
- a CDS encoding four-helix bundle copper-binding protein encodes the protein MPLSDTIEACELAHRACTESVIHGMQQGGPSAEWELIQLLLDCADINETAADFMLRSSRLHHLTCQVAAEVSDKCASACEKLSKEDVRLKECAEACRRAATACRKTIKN
- a CDS encoding response regulator, whose amino-acid sequence is MTLRSAPEAFEILLVEDNPGDARLAQEALKEGRMTSRLKVVVDGVEAMSFLRREGQYTGSPRPNLILLDLNLPRKDGRQVLAELKADEDLRRIPVVVLTTSQAEQDILRSYDLHANCYITKPVDLDRFISVVRSIEEYWCSVVTLPPR